From a region of the Armatimonadota bacterium genome:
- a CDS encoding response regulator produces MSVPFSPGQEVSRPAASAVLRVIIADAYPATREVIGQVLAADSRFLVVGSVGTMEEAVRLIREAQPDILLVDPWLSGPAGLPACVAAKQFRPGMLLVALLPEEREEYIRAAQALGADASLQKRLITRDLMPVLREVTGARGR; encoded by the coding sequence ATGTCCGTACCATTCTCCCCGGGACAAGAGGTCTCGCGTCCTGCGGCATCTGCGGTGCTGCGCGTGATCATCGCGGACGCCTATCCGGCGACCCGCGAGGTCATCGGCCAGGTGCTGGCCGCAGACAGCCGCTTCCTTGTGGTTGGCTCGGTGGGTACCATGGAGGAGGCGGTCCGCCTGATCCGGGAGGCGCAGCCAGACATCCTCCTGGTGGACCCGTGGCTCTCCGGCCCCGCCGGGCTGCCCGCCTGCGTGGCCGCCAAGCAGTTCCGTCCCGGCATGCTGCTGGTAGCCCTGCTGCCGGAGGAGCGGGAGGAGTACATCCGGGCTGCTCAGGCCCTGGGCGCCGACGCCTCGCTGCAGAAGCGCCTGATCACCCGGGACCTGATGCCGGTCCTGCGGGAGGTTACCGGCGCCCGCGGTCGGTGA
- a CDS encoding response regulator transcription factor, with protein sequence MSRSVPPTSPQSTSTKVRILLADDHAVVREGIRMILEAQPDFEVVGEAADGEEAVQLARRLNPDVVVMDISMPKLSGVEATQAIKEALPGVEVLILTMHEEQSYLFQLLRLGAAGYVLKRAAASDLVEAVRATARGETFLYPAVAQSIVQDYLERLRTGEGSERYGGLTYREREILVLIAEGLTNAQIAERLVISVKTVQTHRAHIMKKLDLHDRSLLVRYAVRKGLIPP encoded by the coding sequence ATGTCCCGGTCAGTCCCGCCCACCTCTCCCCAGTCCACCTCTACCAAAGTACGGATCCTCCTGGCGGATGACCATGCCGTGGTCCGGGAAGGGATCCGCATGATCCTGGAGGCGCAGCCCGATTTCGAGGTGGTGGGAGAGGCGGCGGATGGGGAGGAGGCGGTCCAGCTGGCCCGCCGGCTGAACCCCGACGTGGTGGTCATGGACATCAGCATGCCCAAGCTCTCCGGGGTGGAGGCGACCCAGGCCATCAAGGAGGCGCTCCCCGGAGTGGAGGTGCTGATCCTGACCATGCACGAGGAGCAGTCCTACCTCTTTCAGTTGCTGCGGCTGGGCGCGGCGGGCTACGTCCTCAAGCGGGCGGCGGCCAGCGACCTGGTGGAGGCGGTGCGGGCCACGGCCCGCGGAGAGACCTTCCTCTATCCTGCGGTGGCCCAGAGCATCGTGCAGGACTACCTGGAGCGTCTGCGCACCGGGGAGGGCAGCGAGCGCTACGGCGGCCTGACCTACCGGGAGCGGGAGATCCTGGTGCTCATCGCCGAGGGGCTGACCAACGCGCAGATCGCCGAACGGCTGGTTATCAGCGTGAAGACCGTGCAGACGCACCGCGCACACATCATGAAGAAGCTGGACCTGCACGACCGCAGCCTCCTGGTGCGCTACGCGGTGCGCAAGGGCCTGATTCCCCCCTAG